A single Fodinibius saliphilus DNA region contains:
- a CDS encoding type II restriction endonuclease, giving the protein MKQGYLSNYFSGVGAKRLTASEVSPNVSNQHQFQGINDFIKIFGTENRKDIPVQLVWIDDEDKTYLNTSITWTDARKKDENRSPEYRIYYKTIAEEIIYRAEPNDILVICEDKVGNFLMIITPKGSSVESQLIWLFDLFTNEKDVYAERFEGYKDPQLTFASRLILETIGVEVDETDNNYLDQILNKYGNSFPTTKEFSKFARESFPYEIDPQKNPDAAILEWIEHEEILFKTFEEYLVEKKLDKGFNDVDSFISFSLSVQNRRKSRMGYALENHLQQIFTDCDLKFTHNAITENKARPDFIFPGENKYHKEDYPKRCLNMLGVKSTCKDRWRQVLSEADKIQKKHLFTLEPGISKNQTTEMISNDLQLVLPRGLHNTYYDSQKNTLLTLAEFIELIIEKQKNC; this is encoded by the coding sequence ATGAAACAAGGCTATTTATCAAATTATTTTTCCGGTGTTGGTGCAAAAAGGTTAACTGCATCAGAAGTAAGTCCTAACGTTTCAAACCAACACCAATTTCAAGGTATTAATGATTTTATAAAAATTTTCGGCACTGAAAATCGAAAAGACATTCCCGTACAATTAGTATGGATAGATGATGAAGACAAGACTTATTTAAACACATCAATTACTTGGACAGATGCTAGAAAAAAGGATGAAAATCGTAGCCCAGAATATCGAATATATTACAAAACAATAGCTGAGGAAATAATATATAGAGCAGAGCCAAATGACATATTAGTGATATGTGAAGATAAAGTTGGTAATTTTCTAATGATAATTACACCTAAAGGCTCTTCAGTCGAAAGCCAATTAATTTGGCTTTTTGACTTATTTACTAATGAAAAAGATGTATATGCAGAACGTTTTGAAGGATACAAAGATCCTCAACTAACATTTGCTTCGCGTCTTATATTAGAAACGATAGGTGTCGAAGTTGATGAAACAGATAATAACTATCTTGACCAAATATTAAATAAGTATGGCAATAGTTTTCCAACTACAAAAGAGTTTTCAAAATTTGCTAGGGAAAGCTTTCCTTATGAAATAGACCCTCAAAAAAACCCTGATGCAGCTATTCTTGAATGGATTGAACACGAAGAAATACTATTCAAGACTTTTGAAGAATACTTAGTTGAGAAAAAATTAGACAAAGGTTTTAATGATGTAGATTCATTTATATCCTTTTCTCTCAGTGTCCAAAATAGGCGAAAATCAAGAATGGGTTATGCTTTAGAAAACCATTTACAACAAATATTCACCGATTGTGATTTAAAATTTACCCATAATGCAATAACTGAAAACAAAGCAAGACCTGATTTTATTTTCCCTGGAGAAAATAAATACCATAAAGAAGATTACCCTAAGAGATGCTTAAATATGCTTGGGGTTAAGTCCACCTGTAAAGATAGATGGAGACAGGTTTTATCTGAGGCTGATAAAATTCAAAAAAAACACTTGTTTACTCTAGAGCCTGGAATTAGCAAGAATCAAACAACAGAAATGATCTCGAATGACTTACAACTAGTTCTACCTAGAGGTCTTCATAATACTTATTATGACTCTCAAAAGAATACTTTGTTAACTCTTGCTGAATTCATTGAACTAATCATTGAAAAACAAAAAAACTGTTAA
- a CDS encoding response regulator, giving the protein MNEIKIFWIEDDLTFGNTVHLRIEDELEDNGISLADPELSKNGDGFRNVMRDWEPDIIMMDHNLDNVRVNGANLIVEIRLYDNDTPIIFYSSEMDQTLTDMVDGEQNIKISQRNNVHDELLTLILKEFTPA; this is encoded by the coding sequence ATGAATGAAATAAAAATTTTCTGGATCGAAGACGATTTAACATTTGGAAATACTGTACATTTAAGAATCGAGGATGAGTTAGAAGACAATGGTATTTCATTGGCAGATCCAGAATTAAGCAAAAATGGTGATGGTTTTAGGAATGTTATGCGTGACTGGGAACCTGATATCATAATGATGGACCACAACCTAGATAATGTCCGTGTTAATGGAGCTAATTTAATTGTTGAAATAAGGCTTTATGATAATGATACCCCAATAATATTCTATAGTTCAGAAATGGATCAAACTCTTACAGATATGGTTGATGGGGAGCAAAACATTAAAATATCTCAAAGAAATAATGTTCATGATGAATTATTAACCCTCATTCTGAAAGAATTCACACCTGCCTGA
- a CDS encoding sensor histidine kinase, producing the protein MEDLSFKISSALKDIIGRDLITDDHIAVFELVKNSYDAYATRVDITFENIYSENSKIIIKDNGKGMGLEDIKNKWLFVAYSAKKEGTEDDSFDYRDNIYQKRAFAGAKGIGRFSCDRLGKELLLESTKKEKDAKTEVIVTDWTLFEEDLQDEFINVTIQHETRDESYYGLEHGTVLEITDLRSDWDRKKLLRLKRSLAKLINPTNDEGSQSFKIFLNVPEEKEQDRKEEDYRKRVNGEIQNRIFDTLEIKTTKIKSYISEDKEYITTELLDGGTLIYKVEEKNPYKKLYDISVDLFYLNRSAKVTFTRRMGLRSKEYGHVFIYKNGFRIYPYGEPGEDPLKIDARKAQGFGRYLGTRELIGQININSDNDELRETTSRGDGLIKTKAYEQLESFFWDTLKRLEKYVVDVQKWGLSIEKLEDEDLEQDEKTFQDRISKLIADLSGNDNLIDFEYGDKLLEQLEEAQSESTETLLGNLEKLAEKKKNEDLLKDVKKVNTQVKELKKAKSEAEKKEKEERNKRVATEEKLEEKESQNLFLKSVKSQDFDEVISFIHHMGISASKIDNILTALFNKLRRGKELSHERIQDLIKQAVFENKKIMNISQFATKANFKLYTDAIEINIGEYLREYISNIVDLYNDDGVEISFKNKTEGNPKIFKTRPIELNILVDNMLSNSKKAGASKFEVRLENEGSRHYLVIEDDGKGIPEDKINEITEYGYTSNKGGSGIGLYHIKEIIDRMNAELKVKSKINEGTKFKIFLP; encoded by the coding sequence ATGGAAGATTTATCATTTAAAATCAGCTCTGCCCTTAAAGACATCATTGGTCGGGATCTTATTACTGATGATCACATTGCTGTTTTCGAACTTGTGAAAAACTCCTATGATGCTTACGCCACAAGGGTAGACATTACCTTTGAAAATATCTACTCCGAAAACTCTAAGATTATTATTAAAGATAATGGAAAAGGTATGGGTTTGGAGGATATTAAAAATAAGTGGCTTTTTGTTGCTTATTCTGCTAAAAAAGAAGGTACTGAAGATGATTCTTTTGACTATAGGGACAATATTTATCAAAAGCGAGCATTTGCTGGAGCAAAAGGCATTGGCCGTTTCTCTTGTGACAGGTTAGGAAAAGAACTGCTGCTTGAATCAACCAAAAAAGAAAAAGACGCTAAAACAGAAGTCATTGTAACTGATTGGACCCTTTTTGAAGAGGATTTACAAGATGAATTTATTAATGTAACGATACAGCACGAGACAAGGGATGAAAGTTACTATGGGCTTGAACATGGTACAGTATTAGAAATCACTGATTTAAGAAGTGATTGGGATAGAAAAAAGCTACTCCGTTTAAAACGCTCTTTGGCAAAGTTAATAAACCCAACAAATGATGAAGGGAGCCAAAGTTTCAAAATATTTCTAAATGTCCCAGAAGAAAAAGAGCAAGATCGCAAAGAAGAAGACTACAGGAAACGTGTAAATGGGGAAATACAAAATAGAATATTCGATACACTAGAAATTAAAACCACTAAGATAAAGTCTTACATAAGTGAAGATAAAGAGTATATAACGACAGAATTATTAGATGGGGGGACTCTTATATATAAGGTTGAAGAAAAAAACCCTTACAAAAAATTATATGATATCTCAGTTGATTTATTTTATTTAAATCGATCGGCTAAGGTAACATTTACTAGAAGAATGGGATTAAGATCTAAGGAATATGGACATGTATTCATCTATAAAAACGGCTTTAGAATATATCCATATGGTGAACCAGGTGAAGATCCATTAAAAATTGATGCTCGCAAAGCACAAGGTTTTGGTAGATACTTAGGAACAAGAGAGTTAATTGGACAAATAAATATTAATTCTGATAACGATGAGCTAAGAGAAACAACAAGTAGAGGCGATGGATTAATCAAAACCAAGGCTTATGAACAATTAGAAAGTTTTTTTTGGGACACTCTAAAAAGACTTGAAAAATATGTAGTAGATGTTCAAAAGTGGGGTCTTAGTATTGAAAAATTGGAGGACGAAGACCTTGAACAAGATGAAAAAACTTTTCAAGATAGAATAAGCAAATTAATTGCTGACTTATCAGGCAATGATAATCTCATTGATTTTGAATATGGGGATAAGTTATTAGAACAACTTGAGGAAGCCCAAAGTGAAAGCACAGAGACATTACTAGGTAATCTTGAAAAGCTTGCCGAAAAGAAAAAAAATGAAGACCTATTAAAGGATGTAAAGAAAGTTAATACGCAAGTCAAAGAATTAAAGAAGGCTAAAAGTGAAGCTGAAAAAAAAGAAAAAGAAGAAAGGAATAAAAGGGTAGCCACTGAAGAAAAACTAGAAGAAAAAGAATCTCAGAACCTATTCCTAAAATCAGTAAAGTCTCAAGATTTTGATGAAGTTATCAGCTTTATTCATCATATGGGCATTTCAGCGTCTAAAATTGACAATATACTGACTGCACTTTTTAATAAGCTACGAAGAGGTAAAGAATTATCACATGAAAGGATTCAGGATCTAATCAAACAAGCTGTATTTGAAAATAAAAAGATAATGAATATTAGCCAGTTTGCTACTAAGGCAAACTTTAAACTTTACACAGATGCTATCGAAATAAACATCGGTGAATATTTGCGTGAATATATATCTAATATTGTTGATTTATATAACGATGACGGTGTTGAGATAAGCTTCAAAAATAAGACTGAGGGCAATCCTAAAATATTTAAAACTAGACCAATTGAGTTAAATATTTTAGTTGATAACATGTTGAGTAATTCAAAAAAAGCAGGTGCTTCAAAATTTGAAGTTCGACTTGAGAATGAAGGAAGCCGACATTACTTGGTTATAGAAGATGATGGTAAAGGTATTCCTGAGGATAAGATAAATGAAATCACCGAATATGGTTACACATCAAATAAAGGTGGATCAGGAATTGGGCTTTACCACATAAAAGAAATTATTGATCGAATGAATGCAGAATTAAAAGTAAAAAGCAAAATTAACGAAGGAACTAAATTCAAAATATTTCTCCCATGA
- a CDS encoding DNA cytosine methyltransferase — protein MSNKKITFIDLFAGAGGFSEGFLQAKKDGKEYDFLLASDINKNCELTHRVRYNEQLGLKTKFLRKDITDPDFINVLQDELDGESIDVITGGPPCQSFSLAGRRRKFDKKDKLFSKYLEVIEVLKPKYFVMENVSGLKNKEGGRFLKKIIERINSIVDRSELDDIINTAEQLRHTIKNENKAAFDLYIQRIKSEKNNSSTSFNTEFVTTLQKLLKDLTAKHISYAKSKNNEEINTIRHGLRILSNWEQLKEINRSVLNFKSACDIDNDNFEAGFNNFLQFIDGQSITNHIQNAIDNLDFEHFSLLKKGLNIFLKPLDECLNDLVEIVEETGNTLSEKVKNASLYHVEKEFDLYASDYGVPQERHRVIFIASKKGQNKITNKPTPTVLSQNKVTIKEALHDLETLKSGGHIKEYSTNSTNGQYLPKRNIDGSLNKKNGKTYSEWSREGRLLEKYSIEENYYHDGRGKINSANLNRVKLPNHKASNHTADIIKRLQIIQKNGSYDNAKEELKEKGVSTKKRNYNLLDPNSTSPTIVTLPDDFIHYKEPRALSVREMARLQSFDDSFVFQGKRTTGGSRRKHDVPQYTLVGNAVPPLMARAIAMQILTNID, from the coding sequence ATGAGTAACAAGAAAATCACATTTATTGATCTATTTGCTGGCGCTGGTGGATTCAGTGAAGGATTCCTCCAGGCAAAAAAGGATGGGAAAGAGTATGATTTCCTATTAGCCAGTGATATAAACAAAAATTGTGAATTGACGCATAGAGTTCGATATAACGAACAACTTGGACTTAAAACGAAATTTTTAAGAAAAGATATAACTGACCCAGATTTTATTAATGTGTTACAAGATGAACTTGACGGGGAAAGTATTGATGTAATAACAGGAGGGCCACCTTGCCAAAGTTTTAGCTTAGCGGGTAGACGTAGAAAGTTTGACAAGAAAGATAAACTTTTCAGTAAGTACTTAGAAGTTATTGAGGTTTTAAAGCCTAAATACTTTGTTATGGAAAATGTTTCAGGATTAAAAAATAAAGAAGGGGGGCGTTTTCTGAAGAAAATTATTGAAAGAATTAATTCAATAGTTGACCGCTCTGAATTAGACGATATTATTAACACAGCTGAGCAATTAAGACATACTATTAAAAATGAAAACAAAGCAGCATTTGACCTATACATTCAACGTATAAAAAGCGAAAAAAATAATAGTTCAACTTCTTTCAATACAGAATTCGTAACAACCCTTCAAAAACTCCTAAAAGACTTAACTGCAAAACATATTAGCTATGCAAAAAGCAAAAATAACGAGGAAATAAATACCATCCGACATGGATTAAGAATACTATCGAATTGGGAACAGCTTAAAGAAATTAATAGGAGTGTTCTCAACTTTAAGTCAGCCTGTGATATAGATAACGATAATTTTGAAGCAGGGTTTAATAACTTCTTACAATTTATCGATGGTCAAAGCATCACAAATCATATCCAAAATGCCATTGACAACTTAGATTTTGAACACTTTTCCTTATTAAAAAAAGGATTGAATATTTTCCTAAAGCCTCTTGACGAATGCCTTAATGATCTCGTAGAAATTGTAGAAGAAACAGGTAATACTCTTTCTGAAAAAGTAAAAAATGCTAGCCTTTATCATGTTGAAAAAGAATTTGACTTATATGCTTCTGATTATGGAGTTCCCCAAGAACGTCATCGAGTTATATTTATAGCTTCAAAAAAAGGCCAAAATAAGATTACAAATAAGCCAACCCCTACAGTTTTATCACAAAATAAAGTCACTATTAAAGAAGCGCTTCATGACCTTGAAACTCTTAAAAGTGGTGGACACATCAAAGAATATAGTACCAACTCGACGAACGGCCAGTATCTACCCAAAAGAAATATTGATGGTAGCCTAAATAAGAAAAATGGCAAAACCTATTCAGAGTGGTCAAGAGAAGGCAGATTACTAGAAAAGTATTCGATTGAAGAAAACTATTACCATGATGGTAGAGGAAAAATTAATAGTGCGAACTTAAATCGCGTTAAACTGCCAAATCATAAAGCTAGTAATCATACTGCCGATATAATAAAGAGGCTCCAAATAATACAAAAGAATGGCAGTTATGATAACGCCAAAGAAGAATTAAAAGAGAAAGGAGTAAGTACAAAGAAACGAAACTATAACTTGCTCGACCCCAACAGTACCTCTCCTACAATCGTCACTTTGCCTGATGACTTTATTCACTATAAAGAACCTAGGGCATTAAGTGTTAGGGAAATGGCCCGCCTACAATCTTTTGACGACTCCTTTGTGTTCCAGGGTAAAAGAACCACAGGTGGTAGTCGTAGAAAACATGATGTTCCCCAATACACACTTGTTGGCAATGCAGTTCCTCCATTAATGGCTAGAGCTATAGCGATGCAAATACTTACAAATATTGACTAA
- a CDS encoding amino acid permease — protein sequence MENESGKKSTLQEQVEDHESTIQQKYGTFGGVFVPTLLTILGVILFLRQGWVIGNAGLLGGWLNITLAFAIVTFTALSMSCITTNIRIKAGGAYSIISQSLGLEVGGSVGVPLYLAQTFAITMYIFGFREGWLYIFPDHYAILVDISVFTILFIVAFLSAKLAFRIQYIILVVIVGALVSVGATVFTGAMEHSIQWWGDFPGDPEGNFEGISFWVVFAVFFPAATGIMAGANMSGELKNPKRSIPLGTLSAIAVSYVIYIASGYWMARVAPVDELVSNYNVMIDYALWAPAVLGGLLGATFSSALASIVGAPRILQALGDHKIFPGGEIFSKLAANGEPRNAILMTGGLVLATLLLRDLNTIAPLITMFFLITYMMINLVVFIEQRMDMISFRPTFAIPRFVPFLGTVGCLFTMFIINSTFGLISLGFVIITYLYLTNRKLEVPYGDMRSGLFVSLAEWAAKRVSLLPENNERAWKANLLVPVRSTRELRGSFSLIRNLVYPKGSVKLVGMNGSNASSTFRDSLMDFAMAFSRENVYSRWSVIDSGDFKQAVLTSLQTLQGTFFRPNILFLRLPGHKRYDEELYSIINEARLNNMGIQLYVEDPIAQLGRSSSINVWIREQSPEWDLSMELGNMDLALLTAYKLKVNWNAQMRVITVVEEDHEEEAYRYLDNLLDAARLPGAEPHVEVGTFDKAIQKAPQADLDLLGLPENPDLDELRSYVELTQSACVFVADSGNENILA from the coding sequence ATGGAAAATGAATCAGGAAAGAAATCCACGCTGCAAGAGCAAGTGGAGGATCATGAATCCACCATCCAACAGAAGTATGGTACTTTTGGGGGGGTATTTGTACCAACACTGCTGACCATACTGGGAGTGATTTTATTTCTGCGTCAAGGGTGGGTGATCGGAAATGCCGGTTTACTCGGGGGGTGGCTGAATATAACCCTTGCCTTTGCTATTGTTACCTTTACCGCGTTATCGATGTCGTGTATTACTACCAATATCCGTATTAAGGCCGGGGGTGCGTATTCGATTATTTCGCAGTCGCTGGGGCTTGAAGTCGGGGGCAGTGTGGGCGTACCGTTGTACCTGGCACAGACCTTTGCCATCACCATGTATATTTTTGGTTTCCGGGAGGGGTGGCTCTATATCTTTCCGGATCATTATGCTATTCTGGTTGATATTTCAGTATTTACCATCCTCTTTATTGTCGCATTCTTAAGTGCGAAATTGGCCTTTCGTATCCAGTATATTATACTAGTGGTTATTGTCGGTGCGTTGGTTTCGGTAGGGGCTACGGTTTTTACCGGGGCGATGGAGCACAGCATACAGTGGTGGGGCGATTTTCCCGGTGACCCCGAGGGCAATTTTGAGGGCATAAGCTTTTGGGTGGTTTTTGCTGTTTTCTTTCCGGCGGCAACGGGGATCATGGCCGGGGCTAATATGTCGGGAGAGCTCAAAAATCCCAAAAGAAGTATTCCGCTGGGCACGCTCTCTGCCATTGCCGTGAGTTATGTGATTTATATTGCTTCCGGATACTGGATGGCCAGGGTGGCCCCGGTGGACGAGCTGGTTAGCAATTACAACGTGATGATCGATTATGCGCTGTGGGCTCCGGCTGTGCTGGGGGGGCTGCTGGGGGCGACCTTTTCCTCGGCACTGGCTTCTATTGTTGGGGCACCGCGTATTCTGCAGGCGCTGGGGGACCATAAGATATTTCCGGGCGGTGAGATTTTCTCAAAACTTGCGGCCAATGGGGAGCCGCGCAATGCTATTCTAATGACTGGCGGACTGGTACTGGCAACGTTACTGCTTCGGGATCTAAATACCATTGCCCCGCTCATCACCATGTTTTTCCTGATTACCTATATGATGATCAACCTGGTGGTGTTTATTGAGCAGCGGATGGATATGATCAGTTTTCGGCCAACCTTTGCGATCCCCAGGTTTGTGCCTTTCCTGGGTACGGTGGGCTGCCTGTTTACCATGTTTATTATTAATTCTACTTTTGGGCTCATCTCTCTCGGCTTTGTCATTATTACCTATCTGTATCTTACCAACAGAAAACTTGAGGTTCCTTATGGGGATATGCGGAGTGGGCTTTTTGTATCCCTGGCTGAGTGGGCGGCCAAGCGGGTTTCCCTGCTTCCGGAAAATAATGAGCGGGCCTGGAAAGCCAACCTGTTGGTGCCGGTGCGCAGTACCCGGGAATTACGGGGGAGTTTCAGTCTGATCCGTAACCTGGTGTATCCGAAGGGATCGGTAAAGCTGGTGGGTATGAATGGCAGCAATGCAAGCAGTACGTTCAGGGATTCGCTGATGGATTTTGCTATGGCGTTCAGCAGAGAAAATGTTTACAGCCGATGGAGTGTCATTGATTCAGGTGATTTTAAACAGGCAGTTCTCACGTCACTACAGACGCTTCAGGGCACTTTTTTCAGGCCTAATATTCTCTTTCTTCGATTGCCGGGGCACAAACGGTACGATGAAGAGCTTTACTCAATCATCAACGAGGCGCGCCTCAACAATATGGGTATTCAGCTCTATGTCGAAGATCCCATTGCGCAACTGGGGAGAAGTTCGTCTATCAATGTGTGGATTAGGGAGCAGAGTCCCGAGTGGGATCTGAGTATGGAGCTGGGCAATATGGATCTGGCACTGCTTACGGCTTATAAGCTCAAAGTTAACTGGAATGCACAGATGCGGGTCATTACTGTGGTAGAAGAGGATCATGAGGAAGAGGCGTACCGTTATCTGGATAACCTGCTGGATGCAGCGCGCCTGCCGGGTGCCGAGCCCCATGTTGAAGTGGGTACCTTTGATAAAGCTATTCAGAAGGCCCCGCAAGCCGATCTCGATCTGTTGGGGTTGCCTGAAAATCCGGACTTGGATGAGCTGCGTTCGTATGTGGAGTTAACTCAGTCGGCCTGTGTGTTTGTGGCCGATTCGGGCAATGAGAATATATTGGCGTAG
- a CDS encoding GIY-YIG nuclease family protein, with protein sequence MEQKYHVYIMTNPHHTVLYTGMTGDIIKRGWQHKQQLTDGFTKRYNCTKMVYIDEYDHPQDAIDREKQIKAGSRQKKIDLIEELNPDWRDLYEELIR encoded by the coding sequence ATGGAGCAAAAATACCACGTCTATATCATGACCAATCCCCACCACACCGTACTCTACACCGGTATGACGGGAGATATTATAAAACGGGGCTGGCAACACAAGCAACAATTGACAGATGGCTTTACAAAACGGTACAACTGCACAAAAATGGTATATATTGATGAATACGACCATCCGCAAGATGCGATCGACCGAGAAAAACAGATTAAGGCAGGTTCTCGACAAAAGAAAATAGACTTGATCGAAGAGTTAAACCCCGACTGGCGGGACTTGTATGAAGAGCTTATACGCTAA
- a CDS encoding DUF5995 family protein — MSEITTIDGVLDELNNIIETTVEEGSPLAIFAFVYRRTTAKIAEGIAKGQFEDPQRMERFDVIFAKKYIRAFWSYRHDKPVAVVWKIAFDAAVDSGGRKAVILQHLLLGMNAHINLDLSIAAAETVPEGQIQSLKKDFMMVNTLLEELIDEMQERIARASPLLFLIDWMGKKNDEAVVNFSIRRARYFAWNAAVTLSHADEQEKEHIIRDMDEHIAKVAKGVLAPPGFLIPKVLSLIGMFEEKEILVVVEKLKGEG; from the coding sequence ATGTCAGAAATCACTACTATTGACGGCGTACTTGATGAGCTCAATAATATCATCGAAACTACGGTGGAAGAGGGGAGCCCGCTGGCAATTTTTGCCTTTGTATATCGCAGAACTACTGCCAAGATAGCGGAGGGGATTGCCAAGGGGCAGTTCGAAGATCCCCAAAGGATGGAGCGTTTTGACGTCATTTTTGCGAAGAAATATATTCGGGCCTTTTGGTCTTACCGCCATGATAAGCCGGTAGCGGTTGTGTGGAAAATTGCTTTTGATGCTGCAGTGGATTCTGGCGGTCGAAAAGCGGTTATTCTTCAGCACCTTCTGTTGGGAATGAATGCACATATTAACCTGGACCTAAGTATTGCGGCAGCTGAGACTGTTCCAGAGGGACAAATACAGTCCCTCAAGAAAGATTTTATGATGGTAAATACCCTGCTCGAGGAGTTGATAGATGAGATGCAAGAACGGATTGCCCGAGCGTCACCGCTGCTGTTTTTGATCGATTGGATGGGGAAGAAAAATGATGAGGCTGTTGTTAATTTCAGCATCAGGAGGGCCCGATATTTTGCATGGAATGCCGCTGTAACCCTGTCGCATGCCGATGAGCAGGAGAAGGAGCATATTATTCGTGATATGGATGAGCACATTGCAAAGGTTGCTAAGGGTGTGCTTGCTCCTCCGGGTTTTTTGATTCCCAAAGTCCTTAGCCTGATAGGCATGTTTGAGGAAAAAGAAATCTTGGTGGTTGTTGAGAAGTTGAAGGGCGAGGGTTAG
- a CDS encoding PAS domain-containing protein: MISEKKLKDLRTAVPTNQESPFKIYELFFSVTDPKSNMTFVNEIFQRVSKFDHDEIIGQPHKLIRHPDMPRALFKIFWDRLKANKPVGAYVKNMAKDGSYYWVKALAFPCEDGYLSIRLKPTSHLFGKIKDIYDETLQVEKSREKEVGKREALEQSEQYLLQLLKNEGFANYETFMWDALRQEMYKREEALANTSKTTRSQTHTDEFPDALLELEPVLQELVISLNTLKDIHSDLVQYSDYILELARSILLLSINAQIGSSKLDQDDIALSVIAEQMGDQSIEGEEKLLDMKNNIQGLSDLISMLNFDILSSKLQVEMAIDFMDEIANKVYEDKKSTITPDKVIELLYDSFLPRLSSISNGLGKLPDYLKNLLGNVEEIEKFLLILRLIHNTGKVEVARLNDDGNSFHTTIKELLQEVTTAQNHLDKLSNLIHRHQKMGVEYKEREKDLKSLASKLKKHTHAS; this comes from the coding sequence ATGATTTCTGAAAAAAAACTGAAAGATCTGCGAACTGCTGTTCCCACAAACCAGGAAAGTCCATTTAAAATTTACGAGCTCTTTTTCTCGGTTACCGATCCTAAATCAAATATGACCTTTGTCAATGAAATATTTCAGCGGGTCAGTAAATTCGATCACGATGAAATTATCGGGCAGCCCCATAAGCTTATTCGCCATCCCGATATGCCGCGAGCCCTATTTAAAATCTTTTGGGACCGATTGAAAGCCAATAAACCGGTTGGTGCTTATGTTAAAAATATGGCGAAAGACGGTTCATATTATTGGGTTAAAGCACTAGCCTTTCCCTGTGAAGACGGCTATCTCTCAATTCGTTTAAAACCCACAAGCCATCTTTTTGGCAAGATAAAAGATATTTATGACGAAACGCTGCAAGTGGAAAAGAGCAGAGAAAAGGAGGTCGGAAAACGTGAAGCCTTAGAACAATCTGAGCAGTACCTGCTGCAACTTTTGAAAAATGAAGGTTTTGCCAATTATGAAACTTTTATGTGGGATGCCTTGCGGCAAGAGATGTACAAACGCGAAGAAGCACTGGCTAACACATCCAAAACCACACGTAGCCAAACTCATACTGATGAATTCCCTGACGCTTTACTGGAACTGGAACCGGTACTCCAGGAATTGGTTATCTCACTGAATACACTCAAAGACATTCACTCGGACTTGGTTCAATATTCAGACTACATCCTGGAGCTGGCCCGTTCTATTCTACTCTTGTCCATTAATGCACAGATTGGCTCTTCAAAACTGGATCAAGACGACATTGCCTTATCGGTGATCGCTGAGCAGATGGGAGATCAATCTATTGAAGGTGAAGAAAAGCTCCTTGATATGAAAAATAACATACAGGGATTAAGTGACCTCATCAGCATGCTCAATTTTGACATCCTATCCTCTAAGCTCCAAGTCGAAATGGCTATCGACTTTATGGATGAAATTGCAAACAAAGTTTACGAAGACAAAAAATCGACCATTACCCCTGACAAAGTGATAGAACTGCTCTACGATTCTTTTTTGCCTCGCCTCTCCTCTATCAGCAACGGCTTGGGGAAACTCCCTGACTATCTGAAAAATCTTCTCGGTAATGTAGAAGAGATCGAAAAATTCCTGCTTATTTTACGATTAATCCATAATACCGGTAAAGTAGAAGTCGCCCGTCTTAATGATGATGGAAATTCTTTTCATACCACTATTAAAGAATTGTTACAAGAGGTAACAACAGCTCAAAACCATCTCGACAAACTATCTAACCTCATACATAGACACCAAAAGATGGGAGTGGAGTACAAAGAAAGAGAAAAAGATCTGAAATCATTGGCCTCAAAACTAAAGAAACATACACATGCTTCTTGA
- a CDS encoding nuclear transport factor 2 family protein, protein MKRSLIGTIILLFIVSVSYGQMKEVKEAIKAKEKAIYEAIKNGDIEVFKKSTADDMMSVYNSGYTSRMDEIERLSGMQMDSYKLSDFKFMHPADNVVVVIYTAEASGMNAEGTEFDGKYYSTSTWVNADNDWKAILHTQVEAMPMTKQTTMESDYEKE, encoded by the coding sequence ATGAAACGTTCACTAATAGGAACAATAATCCTCTTATTTATAGTCTCAGTTTCATATGGGCAAATGAAAGAGGTGAAAGAAGCGATAAAAGCCAAAGAAAAAGCGATTTATGAAGCTATTAAAAATGGTGACATAGAAGTGTTCAAAAAAAGTACCGCCGATGATATGATGTCGGTATACAATAGTGGCTATACTAGCAGAATGGATGAAATAGAACGGTTATCCGGAATGCAAATGGATTCATATAAACTTTCTGACTTTAAATTCATGCATCCTGCTGATAATGTAGTGGTTGTAATATATACCGCAGAAGCATCAGGAATGAATGCCGAAGGCACAGAATTTGACGGCAAATATTATTCAACCTCTACATGGGTCAATGCCGATAATGATTGGAAAGCTATCCTCCATACCCAAGTTGAAGCAATGCCCATGACGAAACAAACAACTATGGAAAGTGATTATGAGAAGGAGTAA